atcaaggtaattttcatatattatctagaaatataaattcctcctttcctctcctttactGTTAAAAATCTGGCACAAGTGTAAAAGTGAAACCAGAATTTCATCTAATAAATGTCTGTCTTCACTTTACGGTGCTGCTCTGAAAGCTGGGTGACTGGATTTGGGAGCAGGAGGAAGCACGTGCAAAATTGTTTTTAACCTTGCAAGTCTCATGATGTCTCCTTTAGTGCAGTCTTGGgagaaaaactaaaatgataTGAAAGAGTCACAATCTAGAGTTGCAAAGCCTCTAAGGTCCTCAACAAGGTAAGCCCTGTTTTAGAACATCAGGTAAAAGGAAAAGAGTAAAACAGAATTCCTAAGGAAACAATTCTCAGTTCATCTGGACCTTCTTTTTTACAGCCACtttaattaaaaagacagaagacaAAGATAAGTTATTTCTAATTAAATACTGAGATGAGCATAATCCACACTTACTGCCAATCAAGATATTTCTAAAGGATTTATTATTTGtgatttgctcatttatttcaaCTAGCCTTCCCCCCAGCTCCtactctttttcctttaaaaaatcctattcatttaaaaaacccTATTCAATGTGCTTCAAAGTCTCCTTATTTTGTTAGAAAAATCTATCAGCTCCTGTACAAATTTGCCATTGAATCACACCCATAGCAGCCAAACTGCTATTACAAAAACGAATGCTGCAGACTGAATGGTTATGATCAAAGGGGGGCAGTTATAATTCAGGGCCAAATAGCTGTATTATCCTAAAATTTTTGCTactttaaatagaaatttatgGGATAGttgaatagttttttaaattaaaggatTTATCAAGTCCTtgaatttctaagtattttttctaACTTTCTTCAAATGAAACTTGTAAAGGATAAATGAAGGGTGTTTCAcgttgaaaattttatattcagtaaTAGAGTATTAccaaccaaaattttaaaaatggatacttGCAGGTTTCTAGAGTCAACAGTGCATTAATAGTAAGAACAGTATTTAAAACAgacttgtcttatttttaaataaagtgatacttttatttttcccatattcCCTAATACTTATTGAATTTATATAGCCTCTATCTTCCAAGGAACTTAGAATGTTTGGTAGGCTTATAGACTTAAGAGTATTAGGGCTGCAAAACATTAATCAGTTgtcaaataataacaattttttatCTTAAGAATAAGATGTtctttttattgacttttttatttccatattttggaGAACAGGAAGGAGTGATGTGATGGAAAACAAAGCAGTGGCAATTGGAAAGTCCATACAAGAGAATAAGTAGGGGGATGAAAAAGAAGCCATAAATTATAACTTCAAAGAAGCCATCTACCTAACAGGGAAAACTTGGCTTCACTTTATCAGATTCATCGTTGCTTCAAAGAGTTGATGAGAAAAGCTAGACTAATGAATCTACTGCTTTCCTGGTTCTCAGATAAAGCTCCACTTTAAACTGTTACATTATCATGTGATGAAGAAACAATTCTTCTCAATAGAGGCTCTATCAATATTATAATTTGTTTCCTACAGTATCAGAAGACTTACTAACTGAAGTCCATTAACAGTTTACTAAGATAGTGGCCACTATTTTTGACAGATTAGTATCTCATTGTTCTCACCAAATAATGGCAACCAGACAGTTCAGGAATTTCTGATGAACACTTAAAACTGTTTGATGGAATTTTAAGTGCCAAATATTTGGCTTTTTCTGAGGTAATTATAGGATCTGAAATATAACccttaaataataaatactatatttCACAAAACAAGCCTGATGGAATTTAAGGAATTACAGCTTCGTATTCTGACTATATATTCTAACCTATAAAAAGgaagatttacttatttttagcCCTACTTTGAAAATTTCTGAATTCAAAGAAGGAATCAGCAAAGATTTCTAGAACCTAAAATACCATCTGatcctattttatttataaaaatatgaaaatgtagattttatttcaaacatAAAGCACTGAAAGACATAACCAGTTCAAAGGAAAAGCAGGCCCTAAGACTCACTGATGCAAGTTTACCTAATACTTTTAGTTAAGCAATAATGGCTACATTTAAATCACTTGATAAAAGAGCCTGAAGATTGATTAATGGAATTTACTTTTCAGCTTAAATGGCAgataataaactgaaaaaaaaaaagccttgtatATTATGGATGTATCAATTAACGATTGCCTGTATTTACATCTAAATGTGATTTATTCTTCACAAAGGTCTATATACTTACATTATGAACAGCTTAGCTAAAATCAAAATATCCTCAAATTCTTAAACACTGAACTGAAGATAAGAACCTATAAATATTTGAGACACGTGTTTACAGATGTAGACATTTATCTGTGGCTATTTCCTCAAGTTCATACTGAACCATGTCAACTTTTTAAACATATTAGCTGGGTCTCTGATAAACTAAAGACCATTTATGTTccactttaaatgtttttttgaaaatatcctCAAGAAAATCTAAGTTTCAATTTACATTATGacattgagaaatattttttaaatttatattttatatcttttatttcagaatattgTCTTCAAGACATTTTATCTTCATATTTATTTGCATTGTATTTGTTTCAAATTCTGCTCTAAAAATCCACAGAACAATTTCAAACAGAGTTTTATTAAGTAAACACTATTTTTCTAGACCAACAATAACTTCATTAGCCTTGAAAAAGCCCCAAACTGGGAACTGTTTATTGTACAGAACGCTTAGCTTTTACCAACTTCGTTATGCTCTTACAAAACTGTTTCATAAATAGCATTAACTTTGGGACCATACAGTCACATGAATACTCAAACTCTCCGTTTAAATACTAAAAGGATCCACCATTTCAAAACGATCTCCCAAGTCTATTTATATTAGACATTGCTACAGTTTGATTCTCAGCTATGTTAAGTAATAATTATCATCGGAACCAAGACCTTTGAATACCCCTGCCCTTAATCCTTTTTTCAAAGCAAACTTGCACACACTGTAACTCTTTtaagaatctttatttttttttttaacaattcagTTGGCTGGATCTCGAtgcagtttattaaaaaaaatcagtacattTTCATATAAACTGCAATCAAAAAAGCAATTTACTTTGTCAAAGAAGTTATGAAGCTGCAAGTTATTTTTTGTAATACGCAGAACAGTAAAATGGAAGCATGCTCTTGGATGCAGGTGCTCCTGTATACTATGGAGTTATTTTGAAGAGTCTGATAACGTCTGCAGGTATAGGATGCAATTATTTTCTCCACAACTTAGGTACATGAGAATAAAACTGATATTTGTGAATAAAGTATTTTTCTCGAAAAAGTTGAGGCAGCTTTTGTTGAATGCTATCTGTGTGGGTACACTTGCTACACCTTGAACTGTactaagagagagacagacagcaaGAAGTCCATGTTCATGCTGAAACCTGAAAAATCCCTCCATACGTGTTGAGGAGttccaagaaaaagaagagggtaAAACATTATACACAATTGTTCATCGTCTTACATTAACAGAACACACCAAGAAACTTTACATAACAAAGAAGCAAATCCCCTGCACTGCTTTTAGTCAAAGTCCGTTGTGTCTATAGTGGAGGATAAAAGTGGAGCAAGCCTAGTAGAGATAAAGCTTAAGTCTACACCTCATGCAGAGTTGTCCTTGGTCTGTCCTCTAATATTCCTCAGACATCCGAGTTAGAACTGAGGTTTGTCAATCTGGGGTCCGCGTTGATTTCATATCTGTAATGATACCCCTCCATGTGATCCCTGCACGCATCTCTGATGTTATGCATCCACTTTTTTATCCCCTTGCGGTTCAAATACAAAACCAGGAGGAAAATAGCGCCTATCAGGGCTAAAACAATACCCAGGAAGACATAAGAGGTTTGCAGGGATGGGGGAAGAATCGGGTCACAGTCCAGGTCAGCACTGTTGAGTTCCAAGAGGACCCGATTCCTCATTTTTTCCGGATATGCACAGGTGAGCCGGTCTTTGCCCTGCACTACCTCTGTTTCCTTGAGCCAGGTCACCATGTCTGCCATGTGGCAGTCGCAGACCCAGGGATTGTTGTCCAGGAAGACCCTAATGTGGGGTAGACCTTGCAACTCAGCCAGGGTGCCATTGGGAAGGACCTTGAGGGCATTGTCCTCCAGGTGGAGGCTTTCTAGATGTGTCAGGTTGCGGAAGGACACGTAGGTCAGGCTCACCAGCGAATTGTTACTTAAGTCCAGGTGCCTGAGGCTGGGCAGTTGGGCCAGCACATCCCGCGGCAGGTAAAGGAAGTGGTTACTGGCCAGCTCCAAGCGGCGGAGCCCCTGCAGTGCACGGCCCGCCAGCAGGGCCGCCCCCACCATGCCCTCGAAGCTCCGGTTCTGCCGCTCATCTTCAGGCGGCACGATGTGGTTCATGACCAGTTCCACAAGGGGACTGGGGGCCGAGACGCTGGCATTGCTGCCCGAGAAAGcgaaggggctgaggcaggccagTGGGTTGTGGCTGAGGTCGAGCTGGCGCAGGCTGGGCAGATGCTCGAAGGCGCCCGCGCGCACCTCGTCCAGGCGGCTGCCGCTGAGGTTGAGCGCGGCCAGCTCCGCCAGCGGCGGCCGGCGGGCGAAGGCGCCGGCAGGGAGCACGGCCAGCTGGTTGCCGGTAAGGAAGAGGTTGCGCACGTAGGGGGGCAGGTCCGTGGGCACCTCGGTCAGATTGCGGTTAACGCACTTGACTGTGCGCGCCGCCTCGGAGCACTCGCACAGCGCGGGGCACTGGTCGGGCAGCGGGGGCTGGGCGGACACGGCGGAAGCCAGGAACGGCGccgaggaggagaaggaggatgcCGAGGAGGTGGGAGAAGACGAGGAGACCCAGCCCAGGAGGACCAGCGCCAGTCGCGCCAGCCGCAGCCGCCCGTCCCCGGCGGCGGGGCCCCGGGAGCACCCCCCAGGCATCGCGGCTCGCGTTTCCCCGGAGCTGGGCTGGGACGGCGCCCGCTCCGAAGGCTCGGGAGGCTGGGCCCGGAGGGCGCGAGCCGGCGGAAgcgtctggaaaaaaaaactttcctctCGTAGAAGCAAGGGAGTGGCGCCGCAGCCGGAACTTGGCTAACCCCCTCGCTACCGGGCGCTTCCCTCCGGGGCCGATtcccccgccccctccctccAGAAAGTACGCACGGGGGGTCGGGACGCTTGGCTCCGCGCTCCTGCTCCCGCTCCTCTTCCTGCCGCCGCCCCGGTGGCACCTCTTCGCCTCTTGTTGGCGCCCCTCGCTGGATCCTCTGAGGGACCTGGCACAAGCAGGAGAGAGGCGTGAGCAGCGGTGGCTGCCGCGGCTTCCGGAGTGCAAAACCCGGCCTTTTCGAGTCTAGTCATCTCCACTCTGTCCCAGAGACCTCCCTCCGAAAGCCCGCCCCGGCCTCGCCTCCCCAACCCCTCCGGTCTCTCTTACTCCGAGGGGGACGCGCATCCGACACCCAGAGCGCAAAGTCTTCCTTCTCCCCTGGCCCACACTAAACAAACCCGACCGGCCTCCCGCCCTCCGCCTTTCCCGAGGAGACTCGTCTCCCGCGTCTAACTTCTCGCTTAATCCCCAATTCCTTCCCTACCAAACTTCTCCCTCTCCCGGTTCCTTCCCGCACCGCCTCGGCGGAAAGTCGGCCTCCGGGTGTCTCCGCCCCCGCCCGGACCTCACCACCCGGTCCCGGTCAGGATGCGAGGGAAGTTTCAAGTTACAGGACTTTTTGATCTCTTTTTGTACCTTCTCGCATTAGCAGGAAGTGGATCTACAACTGTCGCCCCCCAGCCCGCGCCCCGCCAGCCCCTCGGATCCCAAAGGGGTTCAAGTCATCTCCAAAGAGGAAGGGAGAGTCTGGGAACAAAGCAGCAGTGGGACTCGGGGTAGAGTGGCAACCCGAACCAACGCTACTCTCCACCCGAGGATGGGGAGGGGCCCCAACGACGCCTCCCAGGTCTCTCCCAGGCCGCGGGCTCCCACTGCTCACCTCCACGTCCGCCGCCTCCAGAACCAACTCTGAGTTCCACCAGAGTAGCGACGACTTCCCGGCTCCGCGCTGCGGGCGCCGACTCTCTTCGCACTCCAGCCCCTGGCCCAACCTCCCAACCTCCGCAGCTGGGAAAAACCAACccggggggcgggggagggccAGGACTGTCGGGGAGACTCCCGCCGCGCGGCCAACCTCAGCAGCCGTAGGTCGGGGGATTTAAGAAGAGAGACTAGGGGAGCTGGGCTGCGCGCCTCCTCCTGGTGGAAATTAACGAGGAATGTGCCGGAAAAGGTGAGGGAATCCCTTTCTCTCCCCCCTCCCCGACATCCTTGGGTGGTTCCTCATTTTGCATACTGTATTTACCTTGGACAAGAGCAAAACCGCAGGTGAATCTCGTGGAATTCACCCTGATTCAGGCACCTTTGGCAGCGACGAGATAGATTTAGGCATGACAGAGCAGCGCGAAGCAGCAGCAGAAAGAAATGAGCTGAAAATCTACAGCTGCAGCAGCAAAGGCACAGCACGTTGTATGGAAGCTTCAGAAGCTCTCCCCATCAAAGTGGTACCTGAGGCCGCAAACTTCAGATTTAGGTGTAATTAATGCTTTCCCGCCTGttcccccccccccgccccctcACTTCTTGGGTAGTGATGGAACTTGTGAAGAGAGCGCGCCAactttaagagagagagaaagaaaaaaaaagattagtggaTAGGAGATTCATTCCTGATTCATTAGCTTTCCTCTTACCAAAATTAAAAGCAGATGGAAGAGAAAGGCAGCCAAAGGCATCCCAGAAACAAAAGgcaaatagcaaagacttgagtCACCTGGAAAGCGGACCCGCCCCCCTCCCCAGATGTAGCGCGGTGTGTCAAGTCACTTCTGCGGAGAAAGCTCCAAGGGTGGGGAGTGGAGATTGCAGGAGCTGACCTGGGAGAGAAGTTTGGTTTCAAAGTCGATTGTCCCAGGGGGCATCTGGCAGATGGTGATGGAGAggatggggttggggagagggacAAATTTAATGGTTGGTTACCGGAACGATCTGTTATTATACCAGACAGGTTTTGGGTTCTGAAAGCCCTATCGTTGCTCTCTGTAACTCCATATCCCCTTTGTCCCAATTAAATAATTTCCCCGAAGGGATAAGAAGGTGCTGGTTATTCCAGGCTTCTTCATTTTAGAGAGAAAATGGCAATTGGGGAAAACATGGTTCGGAAATTTAAGACCTGGTCGTATTAAAAAGGATCAAATAACGATCCTGAGGCTTATGCCTGGGACATGTGCCTTTAGTGTGAAGAAAGACCCCAACTCTCGAATGGATGCCTGATTACTTTTACAGAAAGAGATAGTCTGCAAAGCCGACAGCAAAAATGGCTCAGACAAAAGCTGAAAACACTGGAAACTGCAGAGATTTGTGCACAAAAGCTAGTTTCATTAATTTGCATCTTCAGCACGTTTATCTacatctcttttcttatttttaaaagtgttttgcaACATGAATgtaaaacactttgaaaaagaatCTCTAAAGCTGTAGTCATGTTCTGTATCCGGATTGTGATGGTGGTTACATAAACCTATACAACGTATTGTAACTCATAGAACTTTGTAAACTAAAAGAGTTAATTTTACTGTAtgataagtttaaaaataaaataattactcatTGGAAAAAACCTGTAATAATGCTCTGGCATGATATTAACTCTAGTCCTGATCTGAAGACCAACTGCTTTGTTAGGAGAGTGAGATACACTTTAGAATTTAGAAACGTAATATATATTCTCATCTGATCTTCAAGACAACTCAGAGGCAAGATAAATATTGTTAGTATTATTGTTTgttgctattattgttgttgttctgttgTACAAATGAAAACACTGGGGCTTTAAGTTAGCTTGACTGAGTGTCTTCCActtgccaagcactgtgctgatCACAGATATTATCTCATTGACTCTTCACATCGGTACTCAAGTTAGGTCCTCTCACTCCagttttacagacaagaaaattgacgcaaaaataaattacataacttGTTCAAATGAGTGATGGAGGCGGGAACCAGGCCCAGATTTGCCTGCCTCCCATATAGTACATCCCACATTCTGCCTCTAGGCAAGATTAAGGAGTTTGTGCAAAGTTCTACTCTGTTCCACTTAGGCAGAACGTAAACCTCACCTCTTGTTCCCTTTTCACttcttctgcctccaccttccTGCAGCTGGCAATTGCTTATGGCTGCTGAATAGGGACCCAGAAATTTAGGGTCATTTCTAGCTCTGAAACTTGCCTGCTGTGTGCCTTCTATAATAGGACCACTAAtgaaatttgaagatatttccatgAAAATTGAGATAAATATGTCACATACTTAGCAAAATCACCTGTTTTGATTGTTCTTTCCTAAATTACCCCCTCATGTTATTTATTGTAATCCACTATATCTCTGTAACTGTGTTAGTAATAGGAATACAAGGATAAATAAAGTCTCTTTAAGATAGAGTTGccagatttaacaaataaaaatacaggacactcAGTTAAActttaatttcagataaacaatgaatacctTTTAAGtgtgtcccatgcaatatttgggaaaTGCACCCAAAATTTTGTTGCTTGTAGTTGAAATTCAACTTTAATTGAGTATCCTATATTTGATCTGGCAATACAGCAGTTGATAATctggtaaaagaaagaaatagacatgGAAACAAAAGCTCTCAATGCAGAATTGAGTACGGTTTGGTATGTGTATCTTTCCAGTCAATGCCCTCcttctttgtaaatatttcaattctgtttctgctattttttatgtgaatggGATCATAGTATAtgaattattcacattttttcttttttaaaaacaaccatcTATCTTTCTGTGTGCATACGTATAGGTATGCTTCTccttttttaaagactgaaacaTTTCAAACTGTAGATTgttgtaccacaatttatttaacaGCCTTATTGAAAGACATTTAGATCAGTAActactttttaaagaagtttcCTTCAAGTGAGAAAAGCTTACTAGGATCAGTTCTATTTTGATTGTCTTAAGCATTTAATTATCCCAAATTATCATACTTACTTTACTCCTGACAGCTTGAAAATTTTTTGTGCATGATGCTATTTACATACTCTAAGGCAGGGCAGAGGATTGCAGAGCACATTTTTCCCAATTTATTCTTCTATTCCAAAGTGAAATAAAGGAAGGATCTGAATGTCCCGACAGATAAGAACCAATTTAGTGTATTTCAAGAGGTCACTTTGTAGCCTCCAGGAAATGTTTCTACACTATCATTTATTTAGAAGATTGTTTCTACAGGGACCATTTTTCTTCTAATGACCCAAAGGAAAGTCATTagtaaattattgaaatattGCTTCTAAATCCTGATTAGGCAAGGAATAAGATAGGTATAAAAAGAATCATGAGTGGTTATGACCACCCTTATGGTAACTAGCAGAGAGAAGCCACATGGTCCAGCGTAGAAAAACACCAAGATTATTTAAGACTAGTTCATTTGATCTCTGTCTCAAATTAGCAAAGGAATTGAATACATGTGAACACTGTCAAATCTGAAAAGTAACCAAAACAAAGTCAAGTGTTGGTGAACAACAAGCACATATGTCAAAAAACCATGAACCAACACTTAAAACTAAAACCATCAATTTGAGGGTcaatttgaccaaaaaaaaaaaaaaaaaaaaaaaaaaacaccaggaattatgcatgtatatatgtatattcatgaagaaataatttttaaaattgtcagtgattaaaaagaaaacttcaagtcaCTTTAGAAGGAATGGGCTTCTGTTCTGAGATGTGTaaactaaagtaaaatataaactagGGAATGGGTCAAAAGGAATGTATTTGTCTCATCAGTCAGTACAATAAGTGCTGTGgctagtaaaagaaaaatatagcccTCTATATGTGTGGGTTCTATATCCCTGGATTCAACCAAACCACagatagaaaataatcaaaagaaaataaatgggtgGTTACATCTGAAccaaacatgtacagactttttaaaaaattatcattatttcctAAGCAATacagcagggcacggtggctcatgcctgtaatcccagcactgtgggaggcagaggtgggcaaatcacttgagatcaggagtttgagaccagcctagccaacatggtgaaaccctatctctactaaaaatacaaaagtaaaccaggtgtggtggtgcacacctgtaatcccagctactggggaggctggggcaagagaatcacttgaacctgggaggcagagattgcagtgagctgagatcatgccactacactccagactggatgacagagcaagactccatctcagaaacaaaacaaaccacaaaaaaatacagcataaaaactatttacatagcatttacattgtattaggtattataagcaaCCTAGAGATGAATTAAAGCAtataggaggatgtgcataggttatatgcaaatactatgccatttaacttaaggaacttgagcatccgtggattttggtatccgCAGGGATCCTGGAAGCAACTCCCTGAGGATAACAAGGGATGATTGTATATAGTAATATCCAAACTCTCCAAATAGTCACCATTACAGGATCACTCAACattaattcaataaatgcttttttaagACCCCGCTATATACTGTCCACCTATTTGATGCACTTGAAATACAAGGGTAGATAGgataaaaatccctgccctcagatAACTCACAGTCTAATGGGAAAGCAAATAGTTACAAAACATACGGTAAGTGCAAACATGGGATGGAGTGGGGAGACTGTCGGAAGGTTTTACTAGGGTAGAAATGCCTGAGTTGCATTTTGAAGCACAATCGGCCTGTATACTCAGCTTCTGCCCCGTGTATTCAATCAGCTGGGGattgaaaatatacagaaaaaagaaacaggaaaaaataatgctacgacagtaaaaaataatacaaatgaaaaatacagtaaaacaactatttgcatagcatt
This genomic stretch from Nomascus leucogenys isolate Asia chromosome 18, Asia_NLE_v1, whole genome shotgun sequence harbors:
- the TPBG gene encoding trophoblast glycoprotein, with the protein product MPGGCSRGPAAGDGRLRLARLALVLLGWVSSSSPTSSASSFSSSAPFLASAVSAQPPLPDQCPALCECSEAARTVKCVNRNLTEVPTDLPPYVRNLFLTGNQLAVLPAGAFARRPPLAELAALNLSGSRLDEVRAGAFEHLPSLRQLDLSHNPLACLSPFAFSGSNASVSAPSPLVELVMNHIVPPEDERQNRSFEGMVGAALLAGRALQGLRRLELASNHFLYLPRDVLAQLPSLRHLDLSNNSLVSLTYVSFRNLTHLESLHLEDNALKVLPNGTLAELQGLPHIRVFLDNNPWVCDCHMADMVTWLKETEVVQGKDRLTCAYPEKMRNRVLLELNSADLDCDPILPPSLQTSYVFLGIVLALIGAIFLLVLYLNRKGIKKWMHNIRDACRDHMEGYHYRYEINADPRLTNLSSNSDV